From the genome of Branchiostoma floridae strain S238N-H82 chromosome 8, Bfl_VNyyK, whole genome shotgun sequence:
aacttggcacagttattagtctttctcttcataggaatcacccagagttatgcatttctcccatcgtttgatgcagctctggacaccgattttgtaggacaccccaggttggtcctccaactgatgcctcatcaatggcacaagagggacgaccaggtctgggagctgtttccacagacttccagccacgtttgaattcaggatgccagcgttttacaagatcatatgatggggcatcatcaccataagtttcatttatttcatcaaaagtcttctttggtgtgcgtcctttcaaatacaaaaaccggatcactgcgcgacactcaactggttccatttcacacctggtccatttcgcacctgacttagttcaaacaccagtaaatcagaaaccacaattagttcagagctgtcttttgcaacataacccatagagatatgaattattacacatacaaaatttcatttagatcagacaactggaagtgggtcaggaccattacttattgcacgcccctcgtatgtatgTCACAGCAGAGATCAcaatccagtagaatcgccgattctcctaggagagatcgcgatcggagctggtcctagggccaactccgattgggttctctcctaggagaatcggtgattctactagtatggattgcgatcggggtctctcctagggccaactccgatccaaaatcaaatgatgctaagatatgggaaacagactgcgatcgcgatctgtcctaggacaatcggcgattctaaTAGTACgtattgcgatcgggatctctcctaggaccaactccaatccaaactcaaatgatgctaagatataggaaacagcaatacttttttttgataaacaatgattttatttagtaaaaacctactaactcattaccaaccacacacaagcctacttgtgtcacttctacaatgttcactCAAGACTTCCATACTAGAGTCACTTCTTCACCTTTACTCAAGGCACACTTCTACTCAATGATCACTTAACAATGGTTATTGTTCTTCTAAAGCTGTGAAATGATTCAGTACAAGTCTGACTAGTGTCAgtagtgaaatgtactcaatTGGTGTGAAATTGTGAGTCATATCTTGAAACTCTACTTAATCCTTTGACACCTGCTAGACgactttacagttgttattgttcttccaaagctgtgaaatttgcatactgacacattgtttgattACCTGGTGGTGTCTTTTacatattataagatttttgccactactttatcagaaattactttatcagaacaCATACTCACATGACATTTGCCATGAAATTGATGCTTTATACTATAGAGTATCTTGAGTAAAGTTGAAGAAGTGACCctagtgtggtagtcttgagtgaagttaacattgtagaagtgacacaagtaggcttgagtgtagttggtaatgagttagtaggtttgcattattACTAAATAACatcattgtttataaaaaaaaagtattgctgtttcctatatcttagcatcatttgagtttggattggAGTTGGTCCTAGgcgagatcccgatcgcaatctgtactagaagaatcgccgattgtcctaggacagatcgcGATCACAGTCTGTTTCCCATATCTTaacatcatttgagtttggatcggagttagccctaggagagaccccgatcgcaatctatataGGAGAGAAcccgatcggagttggccctaggaccagctccgatcgcgatctctaataggagaatcggcgattctactggatcgtgatctctactgtgacatatatatatcttaATAGCAATGTTAGTTCTGTCTTAAAAGCACTGTTTTTACGGAGATGTTCGAAAAAGGACCATGATCGAACAATGGACACGATGTTGATTATTTGTTGAAGCCCTTCCAATGATATGTAAACGAATCTTACCTTTACCACAGAATGGGCCAGTCCAGCCGACATTGCAAGCACAAGTGACGTCAGCGCTTCCCATGGTGCAGTCCCCGCGGCCGAGACAAACTTtgtctactgtaacagttgctttcaGTGCGTCGCCTTTCATGTGGTGAGGGGAGCTGCAGGTAGGGCCATCGGAAATTGAAGTACGCAGACGTGCCGAAGTCAGTAGACCATGTATACTACAGTCACACCTCCATGGGTTTCCTGCTATGTAAAGGTTCTGCAgactggtgagatgtgagaacactccaGAGGGCAGActcgagatgttattgttgtccAGGTGAAGTCGTACCAAACGGGTCAGACGTGAGAACACTCCAGAGGGCAGACTCGAGATGTTATTGTTTTCCAGGTGAAGCACCCCCAAATTGGTCAGATGTGAGAATACTCCATCCGGCAGGCCAGCTATATGATTACCAGACAGAGACAAGAGCCCCAGACTGGTGAGATGTGTGAACACTCCAGTGGGCAGActcgagatgttattgttgtgcAGGTGAAGCTGTAACAAACTGGTCAGGTTTGAGAATACTCCATGAGGGAGGTCAGCTATATGATTACCAGATAGATACAAGAGCCCCAGACTGGTGAGATGTGAAAACACTCCAGTGGGCAGActcgagatgttattgttgtgcAGGTAAAGATCTCTCAAACTGGTCAGATTTGAGAACACTCCATCCGGGAGGTCAGCTATATGATTACCAGATAAAGACAGACTAAACAGAGAtgtgagatgtgagaacactccaGAGGGCAGACTCGAGATGTCATTGTTTTCCATGAGAAGCACCACCAATCTGGTCAGATGTGAGAATACTCCAGTGGGCAGACTCGAGATGATATTTTTTTCCAGGAAAAGCTGTTCCAAACTGGTCagatgtgagaacactccaTCCGGGAGGTCAGCTATATGATTATCAGATAGCCACAGGTACCGCAGgctggtgagatgtgagaatACTCCAGTTGGCAGActcgagatgttattgttgtgcAGGAGAAGCTCCACCAAACTGGTCAGGTTTGAGAACACTCCATCCGGGAGGTCAGCTATGTGATTATAAGATAGATCCAGCAACTCCAGACGGGTGAGGTAGCCGAAATCCGCATCAGACAGGTCCTGTATGTTATTGAAGTCCAGGTAGAGAACAGTTGTACCCAATGGTATGTTGGCAGGAACGACTGTGAGTCCCCGTCTGATACAGTAAACCTGCTCGTTAGACCCACAAGAACATGTCTCCGGGCAGGTGAAGGCGGCCGTGATCATGACGACCCACAGGAGACCGAGGACACTGACTGCAGCAGCTCGGCACGTCACACGGCTCCTCTgcatgctgctgctgctgtgacAATAACACAGATTGTACAGATTACAGCACACAAATCTGTCATCATATTACTCATAAGTTATTCTTGGGAATGGGTTGGCGGATATCATCTAACGTGTATACTTTGGTTAGGTAAAATATACAAGTTCATAAAGGTTCATCGACTTGCTTTTCCTGTTCTCAATATTACAAAGAACAATTTTAAGAATGTTATAGACAACCACTATGATTGACGGAAAAACGAAAATTGGATCATATAGTTAACGGACTTgcacattataaaaaaaaaggaaagaaatcttTACGTGGCTGTCGTAAAAATCCAGTGATATTATATGTTTACAGGAAACCCATTCGAattcaaaagaagaaaatgtatggGGAAGAAAGTGGGGAGGGCAAATACTGTTCAGTCATGGGATGAGTAATCAGCGATGTGTTGCtattcttttgaaaaaagaCTTAGATTATACTGTACATGATGTTAAAAAAGATGATGATGGTCGACTTCTTATCGTAGACATTACTGTAAAAAGCAAGCGATTCTGCTTGGCTAACATATGCATATACGGCCCAAACAAAGACAATCCCATTTTTTTatgattaggccatgttgatttgattatatggatgacatccgcgctcgcaccaattttcggccgtttccaaaaaaaaagtttcgaccacacaataaattgtgcaaagcagctgtaaaatgagcacaaatattccatagattgaaaaaaagtatcagaaaacagataactattgccatagaatgccaaaataaatctaaagtcaaaggataagatgtgaaaggacagaaggaaaaatatctattgttggtagggggaggtaccagtacagaaaattcaggtccagaagatcatttacaggtccggacctgaacctggacctggtacaattgactataaactctacttgacttcgctcttgttgtcttcttgggccccggtaagaccccaaatgcctgctgacattttgtccattttgtaattggcgaaacctgttcctctgattttttttcaggtctgttttttttttccggattggtccaagaagaaaaaaatgttttgcaccgtATGATGTACTTGTCTCTACACCTaattgttggtataccatactatgtgtgtttagtcctatgttcaaccttcctggccactttgatttcatactgaaggcaacttttttttttgccaaactttttttttattcgctcgctcgcatcagttttggagttcccagaggatgtcatccatataatcccagaggatgtcatccatataatcaaatcaacatggccttatgttgaaaacaaaattttagaTATGAAATCAAGCCATGAAAATATAATTGCTGTCGGTGATTTTAACAAAGTCCTTAATGCGGGCCAAGATCGTGCAGGAACTAATTCCACAGTTTATCATCCTCAGGCACAACAACGGATTTCTGACATGATACAGGCGTTAGACTTAGTAGATGCCTGGCGTTTCCAATTTCCACACACATCCAGATTCACATGGCGCAGAGGAAAACAGGCAAGCCGTAACGATTACTTTTTAGTTTCCTTTTCACTTATTGCTGACACATCTAATGTAAAAATATCGGATAAATTTAAGTCTGACCACAAGTTTATTTCTATCTATATTAAAACAACAGATTATCAGCGAGGTAAAAACTACTGGAAATTTAATCTAACTTTATTAAAAGATGCTACATTTGTAAAAGAAACCGAGGTATTTACTAGAGAACTTTTTTCAGAACAATAATGGGACAAGTGACCCGCTAACAGTGTGGGACACGTTTAAGTGTTGCATAATTATAAGGGGACATACTATAAAATTTGCATCAAATAAACGtaaaatgtattcaaataaaGAAGCCGACTTGAATAAACGGATTAGTGAGTTATATTAAGAATTGGATGAGACAGACACCCCATCGGATACCTTACTAGAAGAAATAAGAACACTTCAaagtgaacttgaaaatctACACGAACGAAAAGCTGAACAAACGCACTATGTTCGAAAAGCTGACTCGATCAGCTATctgctctgtgtgtttgttgtttacaatatttatgtatagagccctaacaccgatttgttgggggtgacgtgaaccaagtgtttacattcatagcccgtggagcgctgctcgatcagctatctgctctgtgtgtttgttgtttacaatatctatGTATAAAGCcctaacaccgatttgttgggggtgacgtgaaccaagtgtttacattcatagcccgtggagcgctgctcgatcagctat
Proteins encoded in this window:
- the LOC118422030 gene encoding leucine-rich repeat-containing protein 15-like, with the translated sequence MQRSRVTCRAAAVSVLGLLWVVMITAAFTCPETCSCGSNEQVYCIRRGLTVVPANIPLGTTVLYLDFNNIQDLSDADFGYLTRLELLDLSYNHIADLPDGVFSNLTSLVELLLHNNNISSLPTGVFSHLTSLRYLWLSDNHIADLPDGVFSHLTSLEQLFLEKNIISSLPTGVFSHLTRLVVLLMENNDISSLPSGVFSHLTSLFSLSLSGNHIADLPDGVFSNLTSLRDLYLHNNNISSLPTGVFSHLTSLGLLYLSGNHIADLPHGVFSNLTSLLQLHLHNNNISSLPTGVFTHLTSLGLLSLSGNHIAGLPDGVFSHLTNLGVLHLENNNISSLPSGVFSRLTRLVRLHLDNNNISSLPSGVFSHLTSLQNLYIAGNPWRCDCSIHGLLTSARLRTSISDGPTCSSPHHMKGDALKATVTVDKVCLGRGDCTMGSADVTCACNVGWTGPFCGKALEEQ